A single Methanobrevibacter sp. DNA region contains:
- the ndk gene encoding nucleoside-diphosphate kinase has translation MIQKSFVMMKPDAVQRRLMGKILSRFEEKGLQIVACKLIQIDEDLAKTHYGEHAEKPFFPSLVEYITSSPSLAMVIQGEEAITTIRKIVGATNPLEADLGTIRGDFGMDTGRNIIHASDAPESAEREIGLFFNEDEICDYKIIDNDLIYE, from the coding sequence ATGATTCAAAAAAGTTTTGTAATGATGAAACCAGACGCTGTTCAAAGACGTCTTATGGGTAAAATATTATCCCGTTTTGAAGAAAAAGGTCTTCAAATCGTCGCATGTAAATTAATTCAAATTGATGAAGATTTAGCAAAAACTCATTATGGAGAACACGCTGAAAAACCATTTTTCCCAAGTTTAGTTGAATACATTACTTCTTCACCATCCCTTGCTATGGTTATTCAAGGAGAAGAAGCAATCACTACTATTAGAAAAATCGTTGGTGCAACCAATCCTTTAGAAGCAGATCTTGGAACTATTAGAGGAGACTTTGGTATGGATACCGGTAGAAACATTATTCATGCTTCAGATGCTCCTGAATCTGCAGAAAGAGAAATTGGTCTTTTCTTTAATGAAGATGAAATTTGTGATTACAAAATCATTGATAATGATTTAATTTATGAATAA